From a single Bryobacter aggregatus MPL3 genomic region:
- the polA gene encoding DNA polymerase I, whose protein sequence is MVPRLFLIDSFGFIFRAYHARARMSAAPMRNSRGSATEAVYIFHNMVKRLLATYKPEYVAAIYESLGPTFRDTEFAEYKANRTETPPDLLEQIPHCKTVLEAMRVPVLQFDGFEADDVIGTLAKRGVASGVDVVIVSSDKDMLQLVNENVVMLNPMKDDMVFDIEKTREFMGVAPSQVADLLAIKGDSVDNIPGAPGIGDKGAIELLLRFGSVEAALDRADEVEKKKQRESLQQFRDQILLSKRLATIHCDVPLEWSLDSVAAQTPDTGLLRAFYQEMEFFSLLKQLPAEESAAPPVAELEYDAFLQGLEGPAALFAEADAIGVAAAHGKSRLNATGDLPPGPRIVYDAKALSWDNMDEDVKIFGFLHDADPTAVSLETLSERHLHSRPAATAVDKALAVWQLREVLKPKLEARGLWRVWEEIEKPLIPVLRKMEKTGIRIDKEVLGQMSVDFEAQLQELTNSIYQLSGRPFNINSPQQLGIVLFEELRLPTPGKTAKTKSYSTAADVLETLAEDHEIARKVLEYRQLSKLKGTYIDALPALIHEGSGRLHTTFNQTGAATGRLSSNDPNLQNIPIRTAQGRAIRAAFVPEPGWTLVIADYSQIELRLLAHMSKDKVLVEAFRNNEDIHTRTASEVFGVPPLMVGPEQRRNAKAVNFGIVYGQSSFGLASSLGIPRSEADLYIKLFFERYSGVRKFIDATIAEVRKTGMSRTLFGRERPIPDIDSRNANARGFAERTAVNTPLQGSAADLIKLAMISIDNELSNGQWKSRMLLQVHDELVFEAPPEEVEALRKLVKREMEEVYELAVPLLVETGAGANWRDAK, encoded by the coding sequence ATGGTGCCCCGCCTTTTTCTGATCGATTCCTTCGGCTTCATCTTCCGTGCTTATCATGCCCGGGCACGCATGAGCGCCGCCCCGATGCGCAACTCACGTGGTTCGGCCACCGAGGCGGTGTACATTTTTCACAACATGGTGAAGCGCCTGCTAGCCACCTACAAGCCGGAGTACGTCGCGGCAATTTATGAGAGCCTGGGCCCCACCTTCCGCGATACCGAGTTTGCCGAATACAAAGCGAATCGCACCGAGACCCCGCCCGATCTGCTCGAGCAAATTCCGCACTGCAAGACGGTGCTTGAAGCCATGCGCGTGCCCGTGCTGCAGTTCGATGGCTTTGAGGCCGACGACGTCATTGGCACTCTAGCCAAGCGCGGGGTGGCCTCGGGCGTCGATGTCGTCATTGTCTCGAGCGACAAGGACATGCTGCAGTTGGTCAACGAGAACGTCGTAATGCTCAATCCGATGAAGGATGACATGGTCTTCGACATCGAGAAGACCCGGGAGTTCATGGGGGTCGCCCCCAGCCAGGTGGCCGACCTGCTCGCCATCAAGGGCGACTCAGTGGACAACATCCCCGGTGCTCCTGGGATTGGCGACAAAGGAGCGATCGAGCTCCTGCTCCGCTTCGGCAGTGTCGAGGCAGCGCTCGACCGGGCAGACGAAGTGGAGAAGAAGAAGCAGCGCGAGAGCCTCCAGCAGTTCCGCGACCAGATTCTGCTCTCCAAGCGTCTGGCCACCATCCATTGCGATGTGCCCCTCGAATGGTCGCTCGATAGTGTCGCCGCGCAAACCCCTGACACCGGTCTGCTGCGTGCCTTCTACCAGGAGATGGAGTTCTTCAGTTTGTTGAAGCAGCTTCCGGCTGAAGAATCCGCAGCCCCGCCTGTTGCGGAGTTGGAGTATGACGCCTTTCTCCAAGGACTCGAAGGGCCTGCCGCACTCTTTGCCGAGGCAGACGCCATCGGGGTTGCTGCCGCGCACGGCAAGTCCCGTCTCAATGCCACGGGGGATCTCCCTCCTGGCCCACGCATCGTCTATGACGCGAAAGCGCTGTCTTGGGACAACATGGACGAGGATGTAAAAATATTCGGATTTCTCCATGACGCCGATCCCACTGCCGTTTCTCTCGAAACGCTTTCAGAACGCCATCTGCATTCCCGTCCCGCCGCCACGGCGGTCGACAAGGCACTTGCCGTCTGGCAGTTGCGCGAAGTGCTGAAACCGAAGCTCGAAGCGCGCGGCCTGTGGCGCGTATGGGAAGAAATCGAGAAGCCGCTCATTCCGGTGCTCCGCAAGATGGAGAAGACCGGCATCCGCATCGATAAGGAAGTGCTCGGGCAGATGTCGGTCGATTTTGAAGCCCAGCTCCAGGAGCTGACCAACAGCATCTATCAACTGAGCGGCCGCCCCTTCAATATCAATTCGCCGCAACAACTGGGCATCGTACTCTTTGAGGAACTGCGCCTCCCCACCCCCGGTAAAACCGCCAAGACGAAGAGCTACTCGACGGCGGCAGACGTTCTCGAAACACTGGCCGAAGATCACGAAATTGCCCGTAAGGTGCTGGAGTATCGCCAGCTCTCCAAGCTCAAGGGGACCTACATCGATGCGCTACCCGCCTTGATTCACGAAGGCAGCGGCCGCCTGCACACCACCTTCAATCAGACCGGGGCCGCCACCGGCCGTCTCAGTTCGAACGACCCGAACCTGCAGAACATCCCAATTCGGACAGCCCAAGGACGGGCCATCCGCGCCGCCTTTGTCCCGGAGCCTGGCTGGACGCTAGTGATCGCCGACTACTCGCAGATCGAACTGCGGCTACTGGCCCACATGTCGAAGGACAAGGTGCTGGTAGAGGCCTTCCGCAACAACGAAGACATCCACACCCGCACGGCCAGTGAGGTCTTCGGGGTACCGCCGCTGATGGTGGGTCCCGAGCAGCGCCGCAACGCCAAGGCCGTCAATTTTGGAATCGTCTATGGCCAAAGTTCTTTCGGTTTGGCCTCAAGCCTCGGCATCCCGCGCAGCGAAGCAGACCTCTATATCAAGCTCTTCTTCGAGCGCTATTCGGGCGTCCGCAAGTTCATTGATGCAACCATCGCCGAGGTGCGCAAGACCGGCATGTCGCGCACACTGTTTGGCCGCGAGCGGCCTATTCCGGATATTGATTCGAGAAACGCGAATGCACGCGGCTTTGCCGAGCGTACCGCCGTCAACACGCCCCTGCAGGGATCTGCCGCCGACCTGATTAAGCTGGCAATGATCTCGATCGACAACGAGCTCAGCAACGGCCAATGGAAGTCGCGCATGCTGCTACAGGTGCATGACGAACTGGTCTTTGAGGCCCCGCCCGAAGAGGTGGAGGCGCTCAGAAAACTGGTGAAGCGGGAAATGGAAGAAGTCTACGAACTTGCGGTTCCGCTGCTGGTTGAGACGGGAGCTGGAGCCAACTGGCGCGATGCGAAGTAA
- a CDS encoding phytanoyl-CoA dioxygenase family protein has product MSLATDGFDIIAPGLSPEELEVLQREFPAEAPNRRNLFVFSPVVENLVRKGSISRHAQEVLGENCFAVRAIFFNKIAKTNWHVPWHQDIGIPLREHRAVPGFSAFTHKDGILHANAPASVLERMLILRIHLDLCTAANGAMRLIPGSHAQGRIPETALRTHVAVQPELAAGELLRLRPLLFHASAHSRSDASRRVIHIEYAVDDLPGGLEWATRVDPQLK; this is encoded by the coding sequence ATGAGCCTCGCCACCGACGGCTTCGACATCATCGCCCCCGGCCTCAGCCCGGAAGAACTCGAAGTGCTCCAGCGCGAGTTCCCGGCCGAGGCGCCCAACCGCCGCAACCTCTTTGTGTTCTCTCCGGTTGTCGAAAACCTGGTGCGCAAAGGAAGCATCAGCCGCCATGCGCAAGAGGTGCTTGGAGAGAATTGCTTTGCGGTGCGTGCGATCTTCTTCAACAAGATCGCCAAGACCAACTGGCATGTCCCTTGGCATCAGGACATTGGGATTCCGCTGCGGGAACACCGCGCCGTTCCTGGCTTTTCTGCCTTCACACACAAAGACGGCATCCTCCACGCAAATGCGCCGGCCAGCGTCCTTGAGCGGATGCTCATTCTGCGCATCCACTTGGACCTCTGCACGGCCGCCAACGGCGCCATGCGGCTGATTCCAGGCTCACACGCCCAGGGGAGAATTCCAGAAACAGCCCTCCGCACTCATGTGGCCGTCCAACCGGAGCTAGCCGCGGGTGAACTGCTGCGGCTTCGTCCACTCCTCTTCCATGCCTCGGCACATTCCCGTTCGGACGCCTCCCGGCGCGTCATTCACATCGAGTATGCGGTGGACGATTTGCCCGGGGGCTTAGAATGGGCAACGCGGGTTGATCCGCAACTGAAGTAA
- a CDS encoding M20/M25/M40 family metallo-hydrolase → MRILGFFLFTSLLAFSQSVEEKYRDVSRQIIAQAMKDEGGLAKLQYLCDQIGARLSGSEASAKAVAWSAQQMKQDGLDNVQTPPVKVVHWVRGKESAEMVAPFKKPLTILGLGMSGSGDVTAEVVGVKSFEELEALGRARVEGKIVLFHPRWVNYGVTGAFRRSGPSRAAKLGAKAVLIRSAGIPQQNTAHTGSTNFEAGQTPIPAAALSEESLRLLERALASGEKVTVHQYSEAKQLPDADGANVMGEIRGSERPDEVIVLGGHLDSWDVGQGAQDDGGGVIASLQALVILKQLGLKPKRTIRVVFWANEENGARGGIAYRDQFQDQLKNHVIAIEMDGGAERPVGLGITGGGAKALEQMKEIGKLLQPIGAGLVTAGGGGTDIAPIMRDGVIGSGVRTGGGRYFEWHHTDADTFDKINPEDFKKNVAQLAVFAYVLADMDVRLGQ, encoded by the coding sequence ATGCGTATTCTTGGATTCTTTCTCTTCACCAGTTTGCTCGCTTTTTCGCAGAGCGTGGAAGAAAAGTATCGTGATGTGTCGCGGCAGATCATCGCTCAGGCGATGAAAGACGAGGGCGGTTTGGCCAAACTGCAGTATCTCTGCGATCAGATCGGCGCGCGGCTGAGTGGCAGTGAAGCTTCTGCGAAGGCCGTTGCCTGGAGCGCCCAGCAGATGAAGCAGGACGGTCTCGACAATGTCCAGACGCCTCCGGTGAAGGTGGTGCATTGGGTGCGCGGGAAGGAAAGCGCGGAGATGGTGGCGCCTTTCAAGAAGCCGTTGACGATCCTCGGGCTGGGGATGTCGGGCAGCGGGGATGTGACCGCAGAAGTGGTGGGCGTGAAGAGCTTCGAGGAACTGGAGGCGCTTGGCCGCGCGAGGGTGGAGGGCAAGATTGTGCTCTTTCATCCGCGCTGGGTGAACTATGGCGTGACGGGTGCGTTTCGCCGCAGTGGTCCGTCGCGCGCGGCGAAGCTGGGTGCAAAGGCCGTGCTGATTCGGAGTGCCGGCATTCCGCAGCAGAATACAGCGCATACGGGTTCAACGAATTTTGAAGCAGGCCAGACGCCGATTCCGGCTGCTGCGTTGAGCGAAGAGAGCCTCAGGCTGTTGGAGCGGGCGCTCGCAAGCGGGGAGAAGGTGACCGTGCATCAGTATTCAGAAGCAAAGCAGTTGCCGGATGCGGATGGTGCAAACGTGATGGGCGAGATTCGCGGCAGTGAGAGGCCGGACGAAGTGATTGTGCTGGGTGGGCATCTCGATAGCTGGGATGTGGGCCAGGGCGCGCAGGATGATGGCGGCGGCGTGATCGCAAGCTTGCAGGCGCTGGTGATTTTGAAGCAGCTTGGCCTGAAGCCGAAGCGGACGATTCGCGTCGTGTTCTGGGCGAATGAAGAGAACGGCGCGCGCGGTGGCATTGCGTATCGCGATCAGTTTCAGGATCAGTTGAAGAATCATGTGATCGCGATCGAGATGGACGGCGGCGCGGAGCGTCCGGTGGGCTTGGGCATTACTGGGGGCGGCGCGAAGGCGCTTGAGCAGATGAAGGAGATCGGGAAGCTGCTGCAGCCAATTGGCGCGGGCTTGGTGACGGCGGGCGGTGGCGGCACCGATATTGCTCCGATCATGCGTGATGGTGTGATTGGGTCCGGAGTGCGTACCGGCGGTGGACGCTATTTCGAATGGCACCACACGGATGCTGATACCTTCGACAAGATCAATCCCGAGGACTTCAAGAAGAATGTCGCGCAGTTGGCTGTGTTCGCCTATGTGCTGGCAGATATGGATGTGCGGCTGGGGCAGTAG
- a CDS encoding CDP-alcohol phosphatidyltransferase family protein → MRWLPNALSLSRVFLAPLIGWMILNRHEWAWTLFFWISWTDALDGWLARKMGVASRLGAYLDPLGDKVWVIVATLAWWKMGRIPNWLMAMVLTRDFMILLGSAYVHRRTGQKDFSPSQWGKLSTIIQLTMLAGCFTLGDAWLSVLLYAAAVGTVISGVDYALTGRRMLRSGAAA, encoded by the coding sequence ATGCGCTGGCTACCTAACGCCCTATCGCTCAGCCGCGTCTTTCTCGCTCCTCTCATTGGTTGGATGATCCTGAACCGCCACGAGTGGGCCTGGACGCTTTTCTTTTGGATTTCCTGGACCGATGCTCTCGACGGCTGGCTGGCGCGCAAAATGGGCGTTGCATCGAGACTGGGTGCGTATCTCGATCCGCTCGGCGACAAGGTGTGGGTGATTGTGGCGACGCTCGCCTGGTGGAAGATGGGGCGCATTCCGAACTGGCTCATGGCGATGGTGCTGACACGGGACTTCATGATTCTGCTGGGCAGCGCGTATGTCCATCGCAGGACTGGCCAGAAGGATTTCTCCCCGTCCCAATGGGGCAAGCTCAGCACGATCATCCAACTGACGATGCTGGCAGGTTGCTTTACGCTCGGCGATGCCTGGCTCTCCGTATTGCTCTATGCCGCCGCAGTTGGCACCGTGATCAGTGGCGTCGACTACGCGCTGACCGGGCGCAGGATGCTACGCAGCGGCGCTGCGGCATAG
- a CDS encoding ferrochelatase — translation MSDAILFVSFGGPDRPEDVMPFLENVTRGRGVPRERLEAVAEHYYHFGGKSPINEQNLAIIKALSTLLAQQGPELPIYFGNRNWHPLLPDTLRQMKEDGVTRAFTFVTSAYSSYSGCRQYRENIAAAQQATGSESIKIDKLRVYFNHPGFIAPMIDSVQAAARQLPHARLLFSAHSIPMSMANSSRYVPQLLEASRLVAEGAVHSNWELVYQSRSGGPGQPWLEPDILDRIRALHAEGVRELIVCPIGFISDHMEVLYDLDEEARLLAGELGMQMIRTPTSSTDPRFIAMIRDLVLEVLAPSHKILALGALGPSHKLCPADCCPAPAARPAR, via the coding sequence ATGTCCGATGCAATCCTTTTCGTGAGCTTTGGCGGTCCCGATCGCCCTGAAGACGTCATGCCCTTTCTCGAAAACGTCACCCGTGGCAGAGGCGTTCCCCGCGAACGCCTGGAGGCCGTCGCCGAGCATTACTACCATTTCGGCGGCAAAAGTCCGATCAACGAGCAGAATCTCGCCATCATCAAAGCACTGTCGACGCTGCTGGCCCAACAAGGCCCTGAGCTTCCCATCTACTTCGGCAATCGCAATTGGCACCCGCTGCTGCCCGATACGCTCCGGCAGATGAAGGAGGACGGCGTCACGCGCGCCTTCACCTTTGTCACCTCCGCCTACAGTTCCTATTCGGGCTGCCGCCAGTATCGCGAAAACATCGCCGCCGCCCAGCAGGCCACCGGGTCGGAGTCGATCAAGATCGACAAGCTCCGTGTGTACTTCAACCATCCCGGCTTCATTGCACCAATGATCGATTCCGTCCAGGCCGCGGCCCGGCAGCTCCCCCATGCCCGCCTGCTCTTCTCCGCGCATTCCATTCCGATGTCGATGGCAAACTCGTCGCGCTATGTCCCCCAACTGCTGGAAGCCTCCCGCCTGGTGGCCGAAGGCGCCGTACACTCAAACTGGGAACTTGTTTATCAATCCCGCAGCGGCGGGCCTGGGCAACCCTGGCTCGAGCCGGATATCCTCGATCGCATCCGCGCGCTCCATGCCGAAGGCGTCCGGGAATTGATCGTCTGCCCCATCGGCTTCATCAGCGACCACATGGAGGTGCTCTACGATCTCGATGAAGAGGCGCGCTTGCTCGCCGGTGAACTTGGTATGCAGATGATCCGCACCCCAACCTCGTCGACCGATCCCCGTTTCATCGCGATGATTCGCGATCTGGTGCTCGAGGTTCTCGCCCCCTCGCACAAGATCCTGGCTCTCGGCGCCTTGGGTCCCAGCCACAAGCTCTGCCCTGCAGACTGCTGCCCTGCCCCGGCAGCCCGGCCCGCCAGATGA
- the lpxC gene encoding UDP-3-O-acyl-N-acetylglucosamine deacetylase, producing MQFETTIQQSVEASGIGLHHGVASSVRILPAPAGTGIVFRRSDLNGFEIPASFHHVARVSYATSLMRQGVLISTTEHLLSALYSMEIDNAIIEIDNLEVPILDGSSLPWVSRLKDAGVKKLRKQRKYLQITREVSVEGTGKRIRILPSDRFVLNCDVYFDHPMVGRQKLEFQVTPDRYAEDIAPARTFGFEHELDQMRNMGLIRGASLENAVCFTKQGVLNPEGLRYANEPVRHKVLDLIGDLALIGRPMLGQVVAERAGHAMHVALVSKIMSDPSLYEVINFDQLVERVSHALAT from the coding sequence GTGCAGTTTGAAACCACAATCCAACAATCTGTAGAGGCAAGCGGCATTGGTCTTCACCATGGCGTTGCCTCGAGCGTACGTATTTTGCCTGCGCCCGCCGGAACCGGCATTGTTTTCCGCCGCAGCGATTTAAACGGATTTGAGATCCCGGCCAGTTTTCATCATGTCGCCCGTGTCAGTTATGCCACAAGTTTGATGCGGCAAGGCGTTCTGATTTCCACGACGGAGCACCTTCTCAGTGCACTTTACAGTATGGAGATCGACAACGCGATCATCGAAATTGACAATCTCGAGGTGCCAATTTTAGATGGGTCGAGCCTGCCGTGGGTGTCGCGGCTGAAGGACGCCGGGGTGAAGAAGCTGCGGAAGCAGCGGAAATACCTCCAGATCACCCGGGAGGTCTCTGTGGAAGGGACCGGGAAACGGATTCGGATCTTGCCCTCGGATCGCTTCGTTCTGAACTGCGATGTGTACTTTGACCATCCGATGGTGGGCAGGCAAAAGCTGGAATTCCAGGTGACTCCAGACCGCTATGCCGAGGACATCGCTCCAGCGCGGACCTTTGGCTTTGAGCACGAACTGGACCAGATGCGGAACATGGGCTTGATCCGCGGGGCTTCTCTCGAGAACGCCGTCTGTTTTACGAAGCAGGGCGTTTTGAATCCCGAAGGTCTCCGTTACGCGAATGAGCCGGTTCGTCATAAGGTGCTTGATCTGATTGGCGATCTGGCTCTAATTGGACGTCCGATGCTCGGGCAGGTGGTGGCGGAACGTGCGGGCCACGCAATGCATGTGGCGCTGGTATCAAAGATCATGAGCGACCCTTCGCTGTACGAAGTGATTAACTTCGACCAGTTGGTGGAACGCGTCTCGCATGCGCTGGCTACCTAA
- a CDS encoding SAM-dependent methyltransferase has protein sequence MQALDQMVRYYEESGPDYAAWSPAFNMHFGYWKAGDNPFDREAMLEQMSDQVIQALEGATDVLDLGCGLGATARNFAASNPAAHITGITIVPWQLQRARQLSTAYHNLDFCGDDYTQTHFGDSHFDGAFAIESFCHGPGRDKASCIEEAHRVLKRGGRLVVADGFLKQTKPMNRFLTACHQRICDCWTMDSLPVLPDFLKRLRQTGFNRIEAKEISWNVAPSVAHVPAVTLRFLVTEFLVKRGRLSRERWNNILAPVLTGIVGLARAHFGYFLIGASKA, from the coding sequence ATGCAAGCCCTCGATCAGATGGTGCGCTACTACGAAGAGTCGGGGCCGGACTATGCAGCCTGGAGTCCCGCCTTCAATATGCACTTCGGTTATTGGAAAGCTGGGGACAACCCTTTTGACCGTGAGGCCATGCTCGAGCAAATGAGCGATCAGGTCATCCAGGCACTCGAGGGAGCAACGGATGTTCTCGACTTAGGCTGTGGCCTCGGCGCCACGGCCAGGAACTTTGCTGCCAGCAACCCAGCCGCTCACATCACAGGCATTACGATCGTTCCCTGGCAATTGCAGCGTGCGCGGCAACTGAGCACCGCCTATCATAACCTCGATTTCTGCGGCGACGACTACACGCAAACCCATTTCGGCGACAGCCATTTTGACGGCGCCTTTGCGATCGAGAGCTTTTGCCACGGCCCGGGCCGCGATAAGGCAAGCTGCATTGAGGAAGCACATCGAGTCCTCAAAAGAGGCGGACGGCTGGTCGTGGCCGATGGATTCCTGAAACAAACGAAGCCAATGAACCGCTTTCTGACAGCCTGCCACCAACGCATTTGCGACTGCTGGACGATGGATTCGCTTCCGGTCCTGCCAGACTTCCTGAAGCGTCTCAGGCAAACAGGGTTCAACAGGATCGAGGCAAAAGAGATCTCGTGGAATGTCGCTCCTTCGGTCGCCCACGTCCCGGCGGTGACACTCCGGTTCCTGGTAACGGAATTCTTGGTCAAACGTGGCAGACTCAGCCGAGAGCGCTGGAACAACATCCTCGCGCCAGTTCTCACCGGCATCGTCGGCCTGGCTCGCGCGCACTTCGGCTATTTCCTGATCGGGGCAAGCAAGGCCTAA
- a CDS encoding phytanoyl-CoA dioxygenase family protein, whose translation MNLKFQLLNHGFEIREQACPAPLLQALQSEFPLDTPVDWDLLDHSASVREQATNGEFQALAAAILGPDCFPTHAILYNKNLTAQAWHQDTTIKVEGQGFIEAPNKEVYSDLLSLRLSLDDCGFFDGALKLCPTSHKHGPLTPNEVRAHSSRPFSSPEMRAGDILLMHPLTIHASGANETGRPRRVIHIVYAAAPLRSILRPVSA comes from the coding sequence GTGAACTTAAAATTCCAACTCCTCAACCACGGCTTCGAGATCCGCGAGCAAGCCTGTCCTGCCCCACTCCTCCAAGCGCTGCAAAGCGAATTCCCTCTCGATACGCCTGTCGATTGGGATCTGCTCGATCACTCCGCAAGCGTGCGCGAACAAGCCACAAACGGAGAATTCCAAGCCCTGGCGGCGGCTATTCTCGGCCCCGATTGCTTCCCCACCCACGCCATCCTCTACAACAAGAACCTCACCGCGCAAGCCTGGCACCAGGACACGACAATCAAGGTGGAAGGCCAAGGCTTCATTGAGGCGCCCAACAAGGAAGTCTATTCCGATCTCCTGTCTCTCCGGCTCAGTCTCGATGACTGCGGCTTCTTCGATGGCGCGCTCAAGCTTTGCCCCACCTCACACAAGCATGGGCCGCTCACTCCAAATGAAGTGCGCGCCCATTCCTCACGGCCCTTTTCTTCGCCCGAAATGCGGGCCGGGGACATCCTCCTCATGCACCCCCTGACGATTCATGCCAGCGGAGCCAACGAGACCGGCAGACCGCGCCGCGTCATCCACATCGTCTATGCCGCAGCGCCGCTGCGTAGCATCCTGCGCCCGGTCAGCGCGTAG